The sequence CTTCATCGGCTGTATCGAACTTGGTGGACAAGGTCTGGCCTCCCTGAGTCTGCTGCCCACCATGGCTTCGAAGGATACTTTCTTCCGCTCGTCGGAGATGAGCCTCACCCAGCTCTACATCGCCAACGAAATCGGAAGAGAGGTCGTCAGTGCCCTTGGCGAACTGGGCCAAGTCCAATTCAGAGATGTACGTCGGTCAAATTTTCTTCACACTCATGATCATCGGCGTTTGCGTCGCGACAGATGCGTAGCTAACATCGTTCTTCCAGCTTAACCCCGACACCAATGCTTTCCAGCGGACGTTTACCAAGGAGATCCGTCGTCTCGACAATGTTGAGCGTCAGCTTCGTAAGTCCTTGATCCGAGATTTTAATGCGAGAGAAAAGTGACATCGGCGAGCTTACGAAATGAATCCTTTGACAACAGGATACTTCCATGCTCAGATGGAAAAAGCCGCCATCCCGATGCGACCATCGACCGACTTCTCTGATACTCTGGCGGCGCCACTGGCCTCCGAAATTGACGAGCTTTCAGAGCGAAGTGAAAGCCTTGAGCAGCGCATTGTCTCCTTGAACGACAGCTACGAGACCCTCAAGAAGCGTGAGGTGGAGCTTACCGAATGGCGTTGGGTGCTCAGAGAGGCGGGCGGCTTCTTCGACCGGGTAAGTATCCTGCGCATAATGCACAGGGTATCCTGTAGACTGACATCTTGGTTCTAGGCTCATACCCACACCGAGGATATCCGCCAGTCATTCGACAACGACGAAGCGCCTCTCCTTCGTGACGTTGAGCAGCATGCACCTCGTGGCACAAATGGTGACGCTCAAGGTCAGCAGAGCTTCTCGGACATGAACATTGGTTTTGTTGCCGGTGTCATTCCTCGTGATCGGATTGGAGCCTTTGAGCGGATTCTGTGGCGAACTCTTCGTGGTAACCTGTATATGAACCAATCCGAGATTCCGGAGGTCATCATCGACCCGACCAACAACGAAGAGATTCACAAGAACGTTTTCGTGATCTTCGCACACGGAAAGGGCATTCTTGCCAAGATCCGCAAGATCTCCGAATCGCTTGGAGCTTCCTTGTATGGTGTTGACGAGAACAGCGAACTGCGGCGAGACCAAATCCACGAGGTCAACACTCGACTGGGCGATGTCAGCAACGTTCTACGCAACACCAAGAGCACCTTGGATGCGGAACTTTCTCAGATTGCTCGTTCTCTTGCGGCGTGGATGATCATtgtcaagaaagagaaggctGTCTACGATACCTTGAACAAGTTCTCTTATGACCAAGCTCGGAAGACTCTGATCGCGGAGGCTTGGTGTCCCACAAATTCTCTCGGTCTCATCAAAACCACCCTGCAAGATGTCAATGATCGTGCCGGTCTTTCGGTCCCCACTATTGTGAACCAGATTCGTACCAACAAGACTCCGCCAACCTATGTCCGAACCAACAAGTTCACCGAGGCCTTCCAGACCATCATCAATTCGTATGGTGTCCCGAAGTATTCTGAGGTCAACCCTGGTCTTTACACCATTGTCactttccctttcctcttcGCCGTCATGTTCGGTGATATGGGTCACGGATTTATCATGGCTCTTGCTGCGTCTGCAATGATTCTCTTTGAGAAGAAACTCCTGCGCACCAAGCTGGACGAGCTGACGTACATGGCGTTCTACGGTCGATAcatcatgttgatgatgggtctcttctccatctaCACCGGCTTCATCTACAACGATATCTTTTCCAGGGCTCTGACCATCTTCCCCAGCCAGTGGGAGTGGCCTGGGGACATCAAGGCTGGTGACTCTGTGGAGGCTACCCTCACCGATGGTTACCGGTTCCCCATTGGCTTGGACTGGAACTGGCACGAGGCTGAGAACTCGCTGCTCTTCTCAAACAGtatgaagatgaagatgagtaTCTTGCTGGGTTGGTCTCACATGACCTACGCGTTGATTCACCAGTACATCAACGCCCGTCATTTCAAGTCCAAGGTTGATGTCCTGGGTAACTTCGTGCCCGGAATGCTGTTCTTCCAGTGCATTTTTGGATATCTGGCCATGACCATCTTGTATAAGTGGTCGGTGGATTGGCCGGCCATTGGTCAGGACCCCCCCAGCTTGTTGAACATGCTCATTTTCATGTTCTTGAGCCCGGGCACCCTTCAAGGTCAGCTGTATTCCGGTCAAGCTACCGTTCAAGTACTGCTACTTCTCATCGCTGTTATTCAAGTCCCCATCATGCTCTTCCTCAAGCCGTTCTGGTTGCGCTATGAACACAACCGCGCACGCGCTCTCGGTTATCGAGGCCTCGGCGAGCAATCTCGTGTTAGCGCgttggatgaagatggtgacACGAACGGTGGTCCTCGTGACAGCATGGCAAGTGACGGCGAGGGTGTTGCCATGATTGCCCAGAacatcgatgatgaggagcatGAAGAATTCGACTTCAGTGACGAGATGATCCATCAGGTCATCCACACCATCGAGTTCTGCTTGAACTGTATCTCTCACACTGCTTCATACCTTCGTCTTTGGGCTTTGTCTTTGGCCCATCAACAACTGTCTATTGTGCTTTGGAACATGACTATTGGTTCCGCCATCGCCATGGAGAGTCACGTCACTCGTGTGATTCTGACCGTGGTTTGTGTTTATATGTTCCTCGTTCTCAGTGTCGCCGTGCTCGTCACCATGGAAGGAGTATCAGCCAGTGAGTACCTCCCTCGTGCCATTTTAGGTTACCGACCGCTCTTCTTTTACATCAATCAGCGCTAACTGTTATTTCCATCTAGTGCTTCATTCGCTTCGTCTCCACTGGGTGGAGGCCATGAGCAAGCATTTCATGGGTGAAGGTATTCCCTTCGTGCCATTCAGCTTTAAGACTctgctggaagaagatccGGTAGACTAGTGTTAAGGCCTTGGCTTTGCGGGCTTGGGCATCGCCcgcccttctttttttttcgttttctcaTAGCTGCTGTGCTTGCATTTTCTTCGACGCGAAGTGTCCCTCAATGTGCAGGGGTCTTTTCCTGTCGCCATGTACTGTACGATGTCTTTTCTAGACTAAGAATATACATGTTCTGACCATACTTTGCACGACCTTGCGCCCTATAAGCTGTGTTGTGGCCTCCCACTCTAAGTGTCTAGGTAGGCACTATGGCGGGCATAGCACCGGAACTTGATCCGGTGCCGACGGTCCCTGCTCATCCACCCACCTAATCGAGTAAGAGTACATCAAAGTCCAGTATGCCCGTAGGTATTTATTCCTTTGGAGCACCCTCTTATGGAAGTTTTCCGGTCCAGCCCTGGGAGGGCGGGCATCTACTCAGCTGGTGGCCCTCTTAAGACCCACGGCACGATGAGTATATTGTACTCCCCATGCAGAAGGCCAAAAATTCCATTTTACGGGCGAACATGGTGAATATTCATTTtatcaatttttttttcattcatTGATTGGACTATATCTCAACGCTCTGCGACAACCAACCGCTCAAAGATATATTCAATCAGCTCTCCCACAGGATAAAGCCACCCACAGTAGTGGTGAGTACTTGGTCGGATTCCCGTTTAGAAGTGACAATCGCAGAGGTATCAAAAGAGTAATAACATAGAGGCATCGTGACATCGTcaagaagaggggggggtGCGAAATAGAATCAGAGCCAGAAGTGCCCACTAGTCATCATGATggtgagaaaagaaaaggggaacAAACAAGCCCTGGGGCTGTAGTGGGCCATGGACTACGTCCAAAAAGAGACGATAGGGGGAGGGAAGTTTCATGTTGCAAATGATCAGAGACAGGCGGAGCGGATGGCTGCGACTGCGCATGGCGtttcaacttttttttttctttggcttaGTTGTGGTACTTGTTGTACATGTCAATGACCTTTTGAACCTCGCCCTTGGAACCGAGGAAGACACCACTCTTGTCGTGGATGGACTCGGGGCAAACTTCCATGAGGCGCTCCATGCGCGAGTTCACGGCGAGACCGCCTGCATTCTCAaagaccatggccatggGGGCGCACTCGTACAGGATGCGCAGCTTACCCTTGGGGCTCTTCTTGTCAGCCGGGTAGGCAAAGATACCACCGTACAGCAAGGTGCGGTAGGCGTCAGCGACCATGGAGCCGATGTATCGAGCACTGTAGGGCTTGCCACCGTCTGCGGGTCGCTTCAGACTGTCAAAGTACGCATTGCACCAGTCATCCCAGTACATGCTGTTACCCTCGTTGACGGAGTAGATGGCGCGCGTTTCGGGAAGCTTCATGTTGGGATGAGTAAGGATGAACTCGCCTAGCGAGTTCTCGAGAGTGAAGCCGTTGACGCCACCGCCGCGCATGGTGATGACCAACTGCGCGGAAGCGCCGTACATGGTGAAGCCGGCGGCGACAAGTTCCGTTCCGGGGAGACGCAGAACCTCCGGGCCGACCTTCTTGCCCTCACCAACCGTCTCCTCGGGGAGCTGGAAGATACCGAAGATGGTGCCGACGGAGACACCCGCGTCGAGGTTGGAGGAGCCGTCGATGGGATCACAGACCACAGCGTACCGGGCATTGGGGTGCTCATCGAAGGCGAtcacctcctcttcttcctcggagACGACGAGGCGGCACTTGCCGGAGCCGCGCATggcggagatgaagatgtCATTGCCGATCACGTCGAGCTTCTTCTGGTCATCACCGGTTGTGTTGGAGGAACCGGCCAGGCCGGTCAGGTTGATCAGCGAAGCCCGACGGATGTAGTATGCGATGGACTTGAAGGAGAATTGCAGAGCGTGGCAGAGGAGTGTGAAGTCACCCGAGGCCTCGGGGTACTTGGTCTGCTCTTCCGTGAAGAAGCGGGTGAGCGTGACAATGTCCAAGTTCACGTTCTCGTTGCCGACGGCACCGTTTCCGTTGTTCGCCATGTTGAGTAGTTTGCGCGTGGGCTTGTGTGGTGGGGAGGTaataagaaaaaagggaTAGAGATAATGATACGGTGGATCTCACAAACAATGAGATTCTCAATTGTTAGAGATATGAGGAGAGGAATGATAGTCGAGAATGTCCAGTTGATCGTCGACAACACTGGTTATAGTGGGGTTGTATGCGGTTGTTATCGGAGCGGGTAGGTACAGTCACAGCTGCTTGTATAGCCTCGGCTCTGCGAACACGTCAGAAGAAAGGGTAATAGCcgtggagaaaaagaaattggcACAAAATATTatggaagaggggaaaaaaaacagatgGAAGGTCTTCCTAACAGGCGCAATGGTTCATTCAAATACTGTTCGATCCTGCGCAGTATCGTGGCAAGCCGATCAAACAAGGCAAGTCGAGCGAGTGGACCGGAACCACGTCAGGGTTGAGTGTCAAACCGGGCAGCCAGAATCGCGCGCAGTTTCATAGTAGTACAGCATACTGTGATAGACAACTACTAGTACTTCTCACATCTATGATTGCATGTATGcagtctttttctttcccgtttcttttgtttcttcatttctttctgTCGTTTCTTCTCTGCTCGTAGCCCCCTGGTCATTTGTCATGGCGATGCGGCTGTTTGGTGTTGAATAAGAGGTAACGTAGGAGAACCTCTCTTGCCAGTCAGTTGACCCAGACACAGATCGGCTCTTCCACTCTGGACAAACTGGTTGTCACTGGTACGGCGAGTCGCCCCCATTGATCACCCGTAAAGTGACTTGGAGCTACTCCGCCGTGACTTCAGTGCGGGTCCTCCCTTTTCGTCATTCTTTCCCCGCGTGACCACAGAGCCCCTCAGTCCTGCTCCGGTTTTCTCCTTTGCCCGGCCTCCAACTGGGCTGGTCTGCCGAGTGGCAGTTCCGTTGAATCTGAACAGCTGGACATGGTGACTCTCGCTCATCTTCTGTCCCATCATTGATCCTCTGGCTCTGGCCGTGGCCGGGTTTGCCCGTTATCGGACAGTTGCCGACGCTTTGCTCTTGGAGGGAACACCCCCTAGTCTCGACTAACGGGATGATCGATCCGACCAAAGATCTCGTCCTCAATCTACGAAGGCCCTTCATGACCACGTACGACATCGGTGATTGCCTGTGACTACTGACAGCCGCGAAACATTCTCGAAAAGATGCTGAGGCTCTATATGCCTTCGGGACATCACTGGCTCATAATCTTCCGTATATCGGCTTCCTCGTAGATCGAGAAGTCAATTAGTCACCGTCCATGGCTGGGTCAGCTGCTCTATTTGGTCTCGAACTTTCCGAAGATCGATATTGGATGATCCCTGCCCCTGTCCCTGCCGAAGTCTCGGCCCTTCATGCCCCGAATTTTGGTTCCTGAACGCCTGAGATCGGAAGGTGGAGGATGGTGGCGGAGCCTACTAGTCTTGCGGAGTGAGTCTTTTTGCGGTTTCTCCAGTCAACGACGATTGGTTTCCTCACCTGTATGGGTATGTACAATTGGACATACATAGTAGCTCTCAATAGGCTCTGTTAATCTGAGCTTGGCGCGTGACTTTTGTGTAAATCATCCGATTCCCGCGGATCTCATCAATTCGCGCACCCTTCTCACGATCACCACACGGAAGAAAGAATTTCCTCCAGTCTGGCCTCGTGACGGCCCGCCGTTTTCATCCAATTTGCTGTGGAATGTATTTTCCCCCAGTCTCCTCGGCGATTGACTCGATCAGCTGACCGTGGGTACGTCTAATGATCGAAATAGGAAGTTGATCCTGGTCGATGGAGTTTAGATGCTATTGATACCCCTACCTGCATATCGACCGAGGACAATTTAGTTCCGATGTAGCCTCCTCCCGGGTGAAATTCGTAGGAAAGTGGGACTGAGGTCGCTTCAGCATACAGTTTTGGTGTAGGTCGGAGTTTGGAGGCTGGTGCCCGCGCAAGGTATATATATCATTTCTGCCGTCTGCATTAACTTTATGTAGGCTGGACTTGAGGAGTCCTGATAAATCGACTCAATGAGATGGAATGACACTGAGAGTTGTCAGAATCCAGGCGCTGGAAGTGTTGATAGCCCCACTCGCTAGGTGAAAGTAGTACAGGTTTCCCAGCAACTGCAAGCTCATCTGCTGTTCTTGACTTGAGGTGGAATGTTCTGACCAGCCCAGAAAAAATCCCAGATCCTACATGACCCCGGCGTTTTCCAGGTTACCTTGCAAATTCTGCCTGGCCTGAGTCTGCTCCATCGTATGGGGGTGGAAATTATAGTCGTCGGGATTGTAGTAGAGGGCGTACAGGTATTGCAGCAACAAGGACATGAGCGAGGCAAAGCTGCCGGTTGTCAGTAAAGAAACAATTAATGGAGCATCAGCTTTAGAGAAAGGAGGCGAGGATAGGTCAAACTCACAACGCGATAAAACTGAACGCTTCAGCCGCATATTGCCGACTACAAACGATCTCTCCATTCCATCGTGACAGTCTGCAATTCACTGCGTTGAAGTTTTGAGCAAGGAATATGAAAGCCGTGAGCCACCTGTAAAAACGATGGGGATTagcctcttccatcctcattGCGCAAAGTACTTTTGCAGACGAGCTTATACGTGGAGGAGGCCGATTCTCTGACTTACAGATAGGAAAGAACGATGTCTGCCAGAAAAAGAGGCAGAGGTCGTGTTCGGCGTCTTCCAGTGCAGCTAAGACCAGTCGCGACGGCGAAAAACACTGGGGTCAAGACGGACTATAAAAGGTCAGATCGTCGGCGCCAATGAAACTACACCTACCCTGTCGCAGTGGTGGATTTCGCAACTCACGATGACAAGAGTGTAGATCACCGTAAGATTCTTTGTCCCGCGGACAGCCCAGGCTGTGATGCCCAAAACGATCAAGGCACTGGCACATTGGAGGCAGTGGGCGATGAGAGTGATGATACCCAAAGGGTGAGAGTGAAAACTTGacatattttttttgatgatCACAATTAAAGTCAGTAGTCTCTTTCGAGTACCTTGATTTCTATGGTACCTCAATTATTAAGAAGTATCCAGGAGAACTCTTCCTGTTGGGCAGGGGGAGGACAGGAAGTTCCATATGTACCTGGCTCCGAACCGTCGCCTCCCATAAAATGTATGATCTCACCACCTCTCTTTTGAAAAAATTGCCTTGGAACCAGCAGAATCCATACATAGGCAAAGACTGGGTGGGACAAGAACCAGTGAGAATCAAGGTCATCAAGGAGATCTTTCTGTCTCTTCGTTGCATGGATGCAAACAAATTCCTGCCTAGGGATTTCACCTGCAAGATGGTCTCTCAGAAGCTTTGTCTGCACTACCTACAAGACACTCTAACTTACTCGCCCGACGGCAATCACGTTCCACGAGGCATCCACAGTCTTGAAGCGCTTCACCCTTTATTGAAAATAGGGATCAGATTC comes from Penicillium oxalicum strain HP7-1 chromosome I, whole genome shotgun sequence and encodes:
- a CDS encoding V-type proton ATPase subunit a, which encodes MASKDTFFRSSEMSLTQLYIANEIGREVVSALGELGQVQFRDLNPDTNAFQRTFTKEIRRLDNVERQLRYFHAQMEKAAIPMRPSTDFSDTLAAPLASEIDELSERSESLEQRIVSLNDSYETLKKREVELTEWRWVLREAGGFFDRAHTHTEDIRQSFDNDEAPLLRDVEQHAPRGTNGDAQGQQSFSDMNIGFVAGVIPRDRIGAFERILWRTLRGNLYMNQSEIPEVIIDPTNNEEIHKNVFVIFAHGKGILAKIRKISESLGASLYGVDENSELRRDQIHEVNTRLGDVSNVLRNTKSTLDAELSQIARSLAAWMIIVKKEKAVYDTLNKFSYDQARKTLIAEAWCPTNSLGLIKTTLQDVNDRAGLSVPTIVNQIRTNKTPPTYVRTNKFTEAFQTIINSYGVPKYSEVNPGLYTIVTFPFLFAVMFGDMGHGFIMALAASAMILFEKKLLRTKLDELTYMAFYGRYIMLMMGLFSIYTGFIYNDIFSRALTIFPSQWEWPGDIKAGDSVEATLTDGYRFPIGLDWNWHEAENSLLFSNSMKMKMSILLGWSHMTYALIHQYINARHFKSKVDVLGNFVPGMLFFQCIFGYLAMTILYKWSVDWPAIGQDPPSLLNMLIFMFLSPGTLQGQLYSGQATVQVLLLLIAVIQVPIMLFLKPFWLRYEHNRARALGYRGLGEQSRVSALDEDGDTNGGPRDSMASDGEGVAMIAQNIDDEEHEEFDFSDEMIHQVIHTIEFCLNCISHTASYLRLWALSLAHQQLSIVLWNMTIGSAIAMESHVTRVILTVVCVYMFLVLSVAVLVTMEGVSAMLHSLRLHWVEAMSKHFMGEGIPFVPFSFKTLLEEDPVD
- a CDS encoding Fructose-1,6-bisphosphatase, with product MANNGNGAVGNENVNLDIVTLTRFFTEEQTKYPEASGDFTLLCHALQFSFKSIAYYIRRASLINLTGLAGSSNTTGDDQKKLDVIGNDIFISAMRGSGKCRLVVSEEEEEVIAFDEHPNARYAVVCDPIDGSSNLDAGVSVGTIFGIFQLPEETVGEGKKVGPEVLRLPGTELVAAGFTMYGASAQLVITMRGGGVNGFTLENSLGEFILTHPNMKLPETRAIYSVNEGNSMYWDDWCNAYFDSLKRPADGGKPYSARYIGSMVADAYRTLLYGGIFAYPADKKSPKGKLRILYECAPMAMVFENAGGLAVNSRMERLMEVCPESIHDKSGVFLGSKGEVQKVIDMYNKYHN